A portion of the Pseudoxanthomonas sp. JBR18 genome contains these proteins:
- a CDS encoding response regulator, whose protein sequence is MPNSRWSLRRGVGRRALLSSIATALVGTVAALLAGAATERHNTQMLNERFADLNRHMVAEIGDRMSMFEHGLRGARGALIATDGNIGRERFVRYSRSRDYQREFPGVRGFGYAQRVPPEQRAAFLQKARDDGAENLHIRQFAPHDGESYVLLYFEPYPTQGGPAGLDLASEPARRTAAIAAARSGMPVMTSPILLQSAPFHGQQGFLILLADYREGMPLDTPEARARAARGWALAALEASHLLTHLALHRRDVELSLADTTSPDAPFFQVHQAQAAEGAKAITSDLPVYGRSWRLTARPTETFIRSLNQIQPWWVVSGVTALFILLAALQYQYLSNRFRRAQVLRHQTELASLVSHSSEAIIAEDAKGRITHWNPAAERIFGHTRAQALDQDRLALLMPEPYLPPQIAELMPGEDPSPTLVEQMRHRDGRVVYVLSSIAPIVGRHGQTVGHSHFVRDVTERVVAQQRVLQANATLEQQVQERTSELVRYSALQHAILAHAGYAIVATDRQGLITLFNPAAEKLLGYSAHDMIGRSHPEQFLDATELERRAEDASREAGHPVAPRLEAIAAESSLGRSDTREWTYVASNGRRLPVLLTLSTLLDAQDQVIGYLAMAVDLSEQKLREQQLRLAIDSAENANRSKSDFLANMSHEIRTPMNAILGMLYLLSRSSLAPAAKDMVQKIDVSARSLLEIINDILDFSKIEAGRIDLEIAPFDLNQLLDDLGVLMGNSLANKPVEMVIESAPEDCHWFLGDALRLNQVLINLVGNAVKFTEHGEVVLSVRTFPAGNASRVKLLFSVRDTGIGISREKQELIFSPFLQADTSTSRQFGGSGLGLTISARLVELMGGELKVDSVLGQGSEFYFAISLERAAPPAHALPLPHAPAATERAPRVLIADDHELALSTLSGIASSLGWEVRAVASGAEALAEIKASAEDPFDIYLLDWCMPEIDGLDVAQHVRDTATPGYHPVIVMVTAYERRLLEQQPDHPCIDAVMTKPVSASSLHRTVTELDRQACQDAGTAQIESTERLSGARLLLVDDSHINCEVAQRILQGEGASVEVAHDGQQALDMLQRQPDHFHLVLMDVQMPRMDGYEATARLRRDPALSDLPVIALTAGAYRQQQDLALQAGMNGFVSKPFQVDELVDMIQQFMPRTVRMTRLGNLPAPPQAPLPQRGWTSSDPDLLDGERAQQFWEEPAPYQRYLARLFHDDPDPAATLGGLIEAGDIAAAIALAHKLRGSCGSLALPRLGQAAAQLEHELEQGRSGRDALTELHRAVVDTAAAIEVFLRRNRLEQAPDMAQEDTTRPDIASDGEGDPLARLILALQTDDADQIEQTLASIAPYIPEELRDQLQTLVENFDFRVAEDQVRRHQADITS, encoded by the coding sequence ATGCCAAACAGCCGATGGTCGCTGCGCCGGGGAGTTGGCCGAAGGGCGCTGCTCAGCTCCATCGCCACGGCGCTGGTGGGCACCGTGGCGGCGTTGCTGGCCGGCGCGGCCACCGAACGCCACAACACCCAGATGCTCAACGAACGCTTCGCCGACCTCAACCGGCACATGGTTGCGGAGATCGGCGATCGAATGTCCATGTTCGAGCACGGTCTACGGGGTGCACGTGGGGCGTTGATCGCCACCGACGGCAACATCGGCCGCGAGCGCTTCGTGCGCTACAGCCGATCGCGAGACTACCAACGCGAGTTCCCGGGCGTGCGCGGATTTGGCTATGCGCAGCGCGTCCCCCCTGAGCAGCGCGCGGCCTTTCTTCAGAAAGCCCGGGACGATGGCGCAGAGAATCTGCACATCCGTCAGTTCGCCCCGCACGACGGCGAGTCCTACGTGCTTCTGTATTTCGAACCGTACCCAACACAGGGGGGGCCCGCAGGGCTGGACCTGGCCTCGGAGCCTGCCCGGCGTACCGCGGCCATCGCCGCGGCACGCAGCGGCATGCCCGTCATGACCAGTCCGATCCTTCTGCAATCGGCGCCATTCCATGGCCAGCAGGGCTTTCTCATCCTGCTGGCCGACTACCGCGAAGGCATGCCCCTGGACACGCCCGAAGCGCGCGCGCGCGCGGCCCGCGGCTGGGCGCTGGCAGCCCTGGAGGCCAGCCACCTGCTCACGCACCTGGCGCTGCATCGCCGCGATGTCGAGCTGTCGCTGGCCGATACCACGTCACCTGATGCACCGTTCTTCCAGGTGCATCAGGCGCAGGCGGCGGAGGGCGCCAAGGCCATCACCAGCGACCTGCCCGTGTACGGACGCTCTTGGCGGCTGACTGCGCGACCGACGGAGACCTTCATCCGCTCTCTCAACCAGATTCAGCCATGGTGGGTGGTGAGTGGGGTCACCGCACTGTTCATCCTGCTGGCTGCGCTGCAGTACCAGTATCTGTCCAACCGTTTTCGACGCGCCCAGGTCCTGCGCCACCAGACCGAGTTGGCCTCACTGGTCAGCCATTCCAGCGAGGCGATCATTGCCGAGGACGCCAAAGGACGGATCACGCACTGGAACCCGGCCGCCGAACGCATCTTCGGCCATACCCGGGCGCAGGCGCTGGACCAGGACCGCCTGGCCCTGCTCATGCCCGAGCCCTATCTGCCTCCGCAGATCGCCGAGCTGATGCCGGGCGAGGATCCCAGCCCCACCCTGGTCGAACAGATGCGGCATCGCGATGGACGCGTGGTCTACGTCCTGTCCAGCATCGCCCCCATCGTGGGTCGCCATGGGCAAACCGTCGGGCACTCGCACTTCGTGCGCGACGTGACCGAGCGGGTCGTGGCCCAGCAGCGCGTCCTGCAGGCCAACGCCACGCTGGAGCAGCAGGTCCAGGAGAGGACCAGTGAGCTGGTGCGCTACTCGGCGCTGCAGCACGCCATCCTCGCCCACGCCGGCTATGCCATCGTCGCCACCGACAGGCAGGGGCTGATCACCCTGTTCAATCCCGCGGCCGAGAAGCTGCTGGGCTATTCGGCCCACGACATGATCGGGCGCAGCCATCCCGAGCAGTTTCTCGACGCGACCGAACTGGAACGCCGTGCCGAGGACGCCTCGCGCGAGGCCGGCCATCCCGTGGCGCCCCGCCTGGAAGCCATCGCCGCCGAATCCAGCCTGGGACGCAGCGACACCCGCGAATGGACCTATGTGGCCAGCAACGGCCGTCGTCTGCCCGTGCTGCTGACCCTGAGCACGCTGCTGGATGCGCAGGATCAGGTCATCGGCTACCTGGCCATGGCCGTGGACCTGAGCGAGCAGAAGCTGCGAGAGCAACAGCTGCGCCTGGCCATCGATTCGGCCGAAAACGCCAACCGCTCCAAGTCGGATTTCCTGGCCAACATGAGCCACGAGATCCGCACGCCGATGAATGCCATCCTGGGCATGCTCTATCTGCTGAGCCGCAGCAGCCTGGCCCCGGCGGCCAAGGACATGGTGCAGAAGATCGATGTGTCGGCCCGTTCGCTGCTGGAAATCATCAACGACATCCTGGACTTCTCCAAGATCGAGGCTGGGCGGATCGACCTGGAGATCGCCCCGTTCGATCTCAACCAGTTGCTGGACGACCTGGGCGTGCTGATGGGCAACTCGCTGGCGAACAAGCCGGTGGAGATGGTGATCGAGTCGGCGCCGGAAGACTGCCACTGGTTCCTGGGCGACGCGTTGCGGCTGAACCAGGTGCTGATCAACCTGGTCGGCAACGCGGTGAAGTTCACCGAACATGGCGAGGTCGTGCTCTCGGTGCGAACCTTCCCGGCCGGCAATGCGAGCAGGGTCAAACTGCTGTTCTCGGTGCGCGACACCGGCATCGGCATCTCGCGGGAAAAGCAGGAACTGATCTTCTCGCCGTTCCTGCAGGCCGATACCTCCACCAGCCGCCAGTTCGGGGGAAGCGGACTGGGCCTGACGATCAGCGCACGCCTGGTGGAGCTGATGGGTGGCGAGCTCAAGGTGGACAGCGTGCTGGGCCAGGGCAGCGAGTTCTACTTCGCCATCAGCCTGGAGCGCGCAGCGCCCCCCGCACACGCGCTGCCACTGCCCCACGCGCCCGCGGCGACCGAGCGGGCGCCGCGCGTGTTGATCGCCGACGACCACGAACTGGCGCTGAGCACGCTCAGTGGGATCGCCAGTAGCCTGGGGTGGGAGGTCCGGGCCGTGGCCAGCGGCGCCGAAGCCCTGGCCGAGATCAAGGCCTCGGCCGAGGACCCGTTCGACATCTACCTGCTCGACTGGTGCATGCCCGAGATCGACGGCCTGGATGTGGCCCAGCACGTCCGCGACACCGCCACGCCCGGCTATCACCCGGTCATCGTGATGGTCACCGCCTACGAACGGCGCCTGCTCGAGCAGCAACCCGACCACCCCTGCATCGACGCGGTCATGACCAAGCCGGTCAGCGCCAGTTCCCTGCACCGCACCGTGACCGAGCTGGACCGCCAGGCGTGCCAAGACGCGGGCACCGCCCAGATCGAGTCAACTGAACGCCTGTCCGGCGCGCGTCTGCTCCTGGTCGACGACAGCCACATCAACTGCGAGGTCGCCCAACGGATCCTGCAGGGCGAAGGCGCCTCCGTGGAGGTCGCCCATGACGGCCAGCAGGCGTTGGACATGCTGCAGCGCCAGCCGGACCACTTCCACCTGGTGTTGATGGACGTGCAGATGCCACGCATGGACGGCTACGAGGCCACCGCCCGCCTGCGACGCGATCCGGCGCTGTCGGACCTGCCGGTGATCGCGCTGACCGCCGGCGCCTACCGCCAGCAGCAGGACCTGGCCCTGCAGGCCGGGATGAACGGCTTTGTGTCCAAGCCGTTCCAGGTCGACGAACTGGTGGACATGATCCAGCAGTTCATGCCGCGCACGGTCCGCATGACGCGCCTGGGCAACCTCCCTGCCCCGCCACAGGCGCCGCTTCCCCAGCGCGGCTGGACCAGCAGCGACCCGGATCTGCTCGATGGCGAGCGCGCGCAACAGTTTTGGGAGGAACCGGCGCCTTACCAGCGTTACCTGGCGCGCCTGTTCCATGACGACCCGGACCCCGCGGCGACGCTCGGCGGGCTGATCGAGGCCGGCGACATTGCAGCGGCCATTGCGCTGGCGCACAAGCTGCGCGGCTCGTGCGGTTCGCTGGCGTTGCCGCGACTGGGCCAGGCCGCCGCGCAGCTGGAGCACGAGCTCGAGCAAGGGCGCAGCGGACGCGATGCCCTGACCGAGCTGCATCGCGCCGTCGTCGACACGGCGGCGGCCATCGAGGTCTTCCTGCGCCGTAATCGCCTTGAGCAGGCGCCGGACATGGCCCAGGAGGACACCACCCGGCCGGACATCGCATCCGATGGGGAAGGCGACCCGCTGGCGCGCCTGATCCTGGCCCTGCAGACCGACGACGCGGACCAGATCGAGCAGACGCTCGCCAGCATCGCCCCCTACATTCCCGAGGAACTGCGCGACCAACTCCAGACGCTGGTGGAGAACTTCGACTTCCGCGTCGCCGAGGATCAAGTCCGCCGCCACCAGGCCGATATCACGTCATGA
- a CDS encoding HD domain-containing phosphohydrolase: protein MSQRPILCVDDEASNLALLRQILHNDYPLAFAKSGTDAIRCVVQHAPSLILMDVDLPDVDGYTIARTLKQDNRSAAIPIIFVTSKNKDADEDVGFAAGGVDYITKPYSPAVLRARIRTHLSLVSATELVASYHDAIRMLGIAGHYSDNDTGVHIWRMAAYAGALACAAGWPVEEARLLEEAAPMHDTGKIGIPDAVLKKPGPLTPEEWAVMKTHPRIGYDILSHSKAPLFKLAAEVSLYHHERWDGSGYPSGLAGERIPESARIVAVADVFDALTSPRPYKEAWPVERAIQQLQDSAGSHLDARLVRIFISILPRILQIKAHWDEQDA, encoded by the coding sequence ATGAGCCAACGCCCCATCCTCTGCGTGGACGATGAAGCCAGTAACCTCGCGTTGCTGCGCCAGATCCTGCACAACGACTACCCGCTGGCCTTCGCCAAGAGCGGCACCGACGCCATCCGCTGCGTGGTCCAGCACGCGCCCTCACTGATCCTGATGGACGTGGACCTGCCGGACGTGGATGGCTACACCATCGCCCGCACCCTCAAGCAGGACAACCGCAGCGCGGCGATCCCGATCATCTTCGTCACCTCCAAGAACAAGGACGCCGACGAGGACGTGGGGTTCGCCGCCGGCGGCGTGGATTACATCACCAAGCCCTACTCGCCGGCGGTCCTGCGCGCGCGCATCCGCACCCACCTGTCGCTGGTCAGCGCCACCGAGCTGGTGGCCAGCTACCACGACGCCATCCGCATGCTCGGCATCGCCGGGCACTACAGCGACAACGACACCGGCGTCCACATCTGGCGCATGGCCGCCTATGCCGGCGCCCTGGCCTGCGCCGCGGGCTGGCCGGTGGAGGAGGCCCGGCTCCTGGAGGAAGCCGCGCCGATGCACGACACCGGCAAGATCGGCATCCCCGACGCGGTGCTCAAGAAGCCCGGGCCGCTGACGCCCGAGGAATGGGCGGTGATGAAGACCCACCCGCGCATCGGCTACGACATCCTCAGCCACAGCAAGGCGCCGTTGTTCAAGCTGGCCGCCGAGGTCTCGCTCTACCACCACGAGCGCTGGGACGGCAGCGGCTATCCCAGTGGATTGGCCGGCGAGCGCATCCCGGAGTCGGCGCGCATCGTTGCGGTCGCCGACGTCTTCGACGCCCTGACCTCGCCGCGTCCCTACAAGGAGGCGTGGCCGGTGGAACGGGCGATCCAGCAGTTGCAGGACTCGGCCGGCAGCCACCTGGACGCCCGCCTGGTGCGGATCTTCATTTCGATCCTGCCGCGCATCCTGCAGATCAAGGCGCACTGGGACGAACAGGACGCCTGA
- a CDS encoding aspartate aminotransferase family protein — protein MPADALHDDTALATQRPEAMDAFWMPFTANKAFKARPRLLASAQGMYYTDVDGRQILDGCAGLWCVNAGHARPRIVEAVRRQIGTLDFAPNFQMSSPLPFVLAERLAELTPGDLDHVFFTNSGSEAVDSALKIALAYHRARGEGQRTRLIGREKAYHGVGFGGISVGGLPNNRKWFGPGLPGVDHLRHTLDIERNGFTPGLPAHGKEWAEELERVIALHDPSTIAAVIVEPISGSAGVILPPEGYLKRIREICTRHGIVLIFDEVITGFGRVGKAFAAQRFGVTPDIITAAKGITNGCVPMGAVFVSEDIFDAFTHGPDNAIDLFHGYTYSGHPLACAAALATLDTYAEDHLFEQAIALGEVWQQGLHALKGLPNIIDIRNYGLIGAIELAPRPDAPGARGAEVFTRAFHDGQLLVRVTGDTIALSPPLIIEKSHIDQIFNVLGEVIKATA, from the coding sequence ATGCCCGCCGACGCCCTGCACGACGACACCGCCCTGGCCACCCAGCGACCGGAGGCGATGGACGCCTTCTGGATGCCGTTCACCGCCAACAAGGCGTTCAAGGCCAGGCCGCGCCTGCTGGCCAGCGCGCAGGGCATGTACTACACCGATGTGGACGGGCGGCAGATTCTCGATGGCTGCGCCGGCCTGTGGTGTGTCAACGCCGGTCACGCCCGCCCGCGCATCGTCGAGGCCGTGCGCCGGCAGATCGGCACGCTGGATTTCGCCCCCAACTTCCAGATGTCCTCGCCCCTGCCCTTCGTGCTGGCCGAGCGCCTGGCCGAACTGACCCCGGGCGACCTCGACCATGTGTTCTTCACCAACTCTGGCTCCGAAGCAGTGGACTCGGCACTGAAGATCGCCCTGGCCTATCACCGCGCCCGCGGCGAGGGGCAACGCACGCGCCTGATCGGCCGCGAGAAGGCCTATCACGGGGTGGGCTTCGGCGGCATCTCGGTGGGCGGATTGCCCAACAACCGCAAGTGGTTCGGCCCCGGCCTGCCGGGCGTGGACCATTTGCGCCACACCCTGGACATCGAGCGCAACGGCTTCACCCCGGGCCTGCCCGCCCACGGCAAGGAATGGGCCGAGGAACTGGAGCGCGTGATCGCCCTGCATGACCCGTCGACCATTGCCGCGGTCATCGTCGAACCCATCTCCGGCAGCGCCGGGGTGATCCTGCCGCCGGAGGGCTACCTCAAGCGCATCCGCGAGATCTGCACCCGGCACGGCATCGTGTTGATCTTCGACGAGGTGATCACCGGTTTTGGCCGCGTGGGCAAGGCCTTCGCCGCGCAACGCTTCGGGGTGACGCCGGACATCATCACCGCGGCCAAGGGCATCACCAACGGGTGCGTGCCGATGGGCGCGGTGTTCGTGTCCGAGGACATCTTCGATGCCTTCACCCATGGCCCGGACAACGCCATCGACCTGTTCCATGGCTACACCTATTCCGGCCATCCACTGGCTTGCGCCGCCGCGCTGGCGACCCTGGACACCTACGCCGAGGACCATCTGTTTGAGCAGGCCATTGCCCTGGGCGAGGTCTGGCAACAGGGCCTGCACGCGCTCAAGGGCCTGCCCAACATCATCGACATCCGCAACTACGGGCTGATCGGCGCGATCGAGCTTGCCCCGCGCCCCGATGCGCCCGGCGCGCGTGGCGCGGAGGTGTTCACCCGCGCCTTCCACGACGGCCAGCTGCTGGTCCGCGTCACCGGCGACACCATCGCCCTGTCGCCACCGCTGATCATCGAGAAGTCGCACATCGACCAGATCTTCAATGTCCTGGGCGAGGTCATCAAAGCGACCGCATAA
- a CDS encoding ATP-binding protein produces MTEGSGVIRRPRRQPASAAARQRGSGLGLPFVREVARLHGGQVQLANAAGGGAEACMQLPTA; encoded by the coding sequence GTGACGGAGGGCAGCGGTGTTATTCGCAGGCCTCGCCGGCAACCGGCAAGCGCGGCAGCGCGGCAGCGCGGCAGCGGGCTGGGGCTGCCCTTCGTGCGTGAAGTCGCGCGCCTGCACGGCGGCCAGGTGCAACTGGCCAACGCCGCCGGGGGCGGAGCCGAGGCCTGCATGCAGTTGCCGACGGCCTGA
- a CDS encoding IS110 family transposase, which yields MHGIGIDVSKATLEVAVYHGPWRQFDNTVAGHRKLAAWLKPLAVRRVVLEPTGGYEQQVLDALHAAGLPVVRANARQVRDFARATGQLAKTDRLDAAVLAQIAQVLDLPLYQPAHPWQRRLAEYVQSRRQVVQMLVSAEQQLGWVKDRQLRGALQANVLQLTKSKAFLDQQIAQQVRQQPQLEAIQTLKGVGPVLLAVLASELPELGRLDGKAIAKLVGVAPLARDSGTLRGTRSIWGGRADIRQALYMSALSALRYEPRLRQFYQSLRARGKAAKVAIVAVMRKMLVILNARARDAWSVLPAGE from the coding sequence ATGCACGGGATCGGGATCGATGTGAGCAAGGCCACCTTGGAGGTGGCCGTCTACCATGGCCCTTGGCGGCAGTTCGACAACACCGTCGCCGGTCATCGCAAACTGGCCGCTTGGCTCAAGCCCCTGGCCGTGCGCCGGGTGGTGTTGGAGCCCACCGGCGGCTATGAGCAGCAGGTGCTCGATGCCCTGCATGCAGCAGGCCTGCCGGTGGTGCGGGCTAACGCGCGCCAGGTCCGTGACTTTGCCCGGGCCACCGGACAACTGGCCAAGACCGATCGGTTGGATGCGGCCGTGCTGGCTCAGATCGCCCAGGTCCTTGATCTGCCGCTTTATCAGCCGGCGCATCCATGGCAGCGCCGGCTGGCCGAGTATGTGCAGAGCCGTCGTCAGGTCGTCCAGATGCTGGTCAGCGCCGAACAACAGCTGGGTTGGGTCAAGGACCGCCAGCTACGCGGTGCGTTGCAGGCCAATGTCCTCCAACTCACCAAGAGCAAGGCCTTTCTGGATCAGCAGATTGCCCAACAGGTGCGCCAGCAGCCACAACTGGAGGCGATCCAGACGCTCAAGGGCGTGGGGCCGGTGTTGTTGGCGGTCCTGGCCAGCGAGCTTCCTGAACTGGGCAGGCTCGATGGCAAGGCCATTGCCAAGCTGGTCGGGGTGGCGCCACTGGCACGCGACAGCGGCACCCTGCGCGGCACCCGCAGCATCTGGGGTGGCCGCGCTGACATCCGCCAGGCCCTGTACATGTCGGCCCTGTCGGCTTTGCGCTACGAGCCGCGTCTACGCCAGTTCTACCAATCCCTGCGTGCTCGCGGCAAAGCGGCCAAGGTGGCCATCGTGGCGGTCATGCGCAAGATGCTGGTGATCCTCAATGCGCGTGCACGCGACGCCTGGAGCGTGCTGCCGGCGGGGGAGTGA
- the creC gene encoding two-component system sensor histidine kinase CreC: MRIGLRLFLGFFLITGLAAFFVMRVFVNEVKPGVRQAMESTLVDTANVLAVMAADDLAAGRIDDGRFARDMDAAFQREVDAHIWQIPKKRVDYRVSITDAHGVVVYDSRGKNLGRDNSRWNDVYLTLRGEYGARSSPESPGDTAHTVMHVAAPIYAPGSQPPRLIGVLTLSQPNRTFEPFIAASQRSILRRGGWLIGLSVLIGVLMTWWLSRGIGRLNRYAQAVSAGQPVAPPKPRRDEIGDLGQALETMRRKLEGKDYVEQYVQSLTHEMKSPLAGIRGAAELLQEPIPEADRQRFARNILDQQQRLTETIEKLLALAEVEQHGWLQTRTRIEVARLLDEVRAAAAPRMQAAGVALQVRCAPGLAVQGDAFLLRQALLNLLDNARAFSAPGSEVALIAEASGGQVSIIVRDTGPGVPDYALERVFERFYSLASPATGQRGTGLGLPFVREVARLHGGQVQLANAAESGAEACVQLPTA; the protein is encoded by the coding sequence ATGCGCATCGGGCTGCGGCTGTTCCTGGGGTTCTTCCTGATCACCGGCTTGGCGGCGTTCTTCGTCATGCGGGTGTTCGTCAACGAGGTCAAACCCGGCGTGCGCCAGGCGATGGAGTCCACGCTGGTGGATACGGCCAACGTGCTGGCGGTGATGGCGGCCGACGACCTGGCCGCCGGCCGCATCGACGATGGCCGCTTTGCCCGCGACATGGATGCGGCCTTCCAGCGCGAGGTGGACGCGCACATCTGGCAGATTCCCAAGAAGCGCGTGGACTACCGGGTCAGCATCACCGATGCGCATGGCGTGGTGGTCTACGACTCGCGCGGCAAGAACCTGGGCCGGGACAACTCGCGCTGGAACGATGTCTACCTAACCTTGCGGGGCGAGTACGGGGCACGCTCCAGCCCCGAGTCGCCGGGCGACACCGCGCATACGGTGATGCACGTGGCCGCGCCGATCTATGCGCCGGGCAGCCAGCCGCCGCGCCTGATCGGGGTGCTGACGCTGTCCCAGCCCAACCGGACCTTCGAGCCGTTCATCGCGGCCAGCCAGCGCAGCATCCTGCGCCGCGGCGGCTGGCTGATCGGCCTGTCGGTGCTGATCGGGGTGCTGATGACCTGGTGGCTCTCGCGCGGCATCGGCCGGCTCAACCGCTACGCGCAGGCGGTCAGCGCCGGACAGCCGGTCGCGCCGCCCAAGCCGCGCCGCGACGAGATCGGCGACCTGGGCCAGGCGCTGGAAACCATGCGTCGCAAGCTGGAGGGCAAGGACTACGTCGAGCAGTACGTGCAGTCGTTGACCCACGAGATGAAAAGCCCGCTGGCCGGCATCCGCGGCGCGGCCGAGCTGCTGCAGGAGCCGATCCCGGAGGCGGACCGCCAGCGCTTCGCCCGCAACATCCTGGACCAGCAGCAGCGCCTGACCGAAACCATCGAAAAGCTGCTGGCGCTGGCCGAGGTGGAGCAGCACGGCTGGCTGCAGACGCGCACGCGGATCGAGGTGGCCCGCTTGCTCGATGAAGTGCGTGCCGCGGCCGCACCGCGCATGCAGGCTGCCGGCGTGGCGTTGCAGGTCCGCTGCGCGCCGGGGCTGGCGGTGCAGGGCGATGCCTTCCTGCTGCGCCAGGCGCTGTTGAACCTGCTCGACAACGCGCGGGCGTTCTCGGCGCCGGGCAGCGAGGTGGCGCTGATCGCCGAGGCGTCGGGCGGCCAGGTGTCCATCATCGTGCGCGATACCGGGCCAGGCGTGCCGGACTACGCGCTGGAGCGGGTGTTCGAGCGGTTCTATTCGCTGGCCTCGCCGGCGACCGGCCAGCGCGGTACCGGGCTGGGGTTGCCCTTCGTGCGCGAAGTCGCGCGTCTGCACGGCGGCCAAGTGCAACTGGCCAATGCCGCCGAGAGCGGAGCCGAGGCCTGCGTGCAGTTGCCGACGGCCTGA
- the creB gene encoding two-component system response regulator CreB — MLRAMPHVLVVEDETAIADAVLYALRSEGLQAEHLQLAREVVPRLRAGGVDVVVLDVGLPDGSGFDVCRQLRTFSEVPVLFLTARNEEIDRVLGLELGADDYIAKPFSPRELVARVRARLRRPAVVMAGGRTQGDFSVDPEGHRVHFRGQPLELTRYEYALLAALLQRPGAILSRAQLMDRGWDRDADSADRTVDTHIKTLRAKLRAAGAEPDPVRTHRGLGYSLEL, encoded by the coding sequence ATGCTGCGCGCCATGCCCCATGTCCTGGTTGTCGAAGACGAAACCGCCATCGCCGATGCGGTGCTTTACGCATTGCGCAGCGAAGGGCTGCAGGCCGAGCACCTGCAGCTGGCGCGCGAAGTGGTGCCGCGCCTGCGCGCCGGTGGCGTGGACGTGGTGGTGCTGGACGTCGGCCTGCCGGACGGCAGCGGCTTTGACGTGTGCCGCCAGCTGCGCACCTTCAGCGAGGTGCCGGTGCTGTTCCTGACCGCACGCAACGAAGAGATCGACCGCGTACTGGGCCTGGAACTGGGCGCGGACGATTACATCGCCAAGCCGTTCTCGCCACGCGAACTGGTGGCGCGCGTGCGTGCTCGGCTGCGGCGCCCGGCGGTGGTCATGGCCGGCGGCAGGACACAGGGCGATTTTAGTGTCGATCCCGAAGGCCACCGTGTGCACTTCCGCGGCCAGCCGCTGGAGCTGACCCGCTACGAGTACGCGCTGCTGGCCGCGCTACTGCAGCGGCCTGGCGCCATCCTGAGCCGCGCGCAACTCATGGACCGGGGCTGGGATCGCGATGCCGACAGCGCGGACCGCACCGTGGATACCCACATCAAGACCCTGCGCGCCAAGCTGCGCGCCGCCGGGGCCGAGCCGGACCCGGTGCGCACGCATCGCGGCCTGGGCTATTCGCTGGAGCTGTGA
- the rlmJ gene encoding 23S rRNA (adenine(2030)-N(6))-methyltransferase RlmJ — protein sequence MNYRHAFHAGNHADVLKHLVLVNLLEAMARKDSPYFVLDTHAGRGHYLLASPESRKTSEAAEGVLKLFGQPPLHESIERYLRAVQSHNPVGALVAYPGSPLLVAQHLREQDRLAACELQPEETQALRELFARDARVAVHGRDGYSAIKALLPPRIGDTKFGRGLVLIDPPYEAQDAEYPQIITAVREGLTRWPNATWAVWYPIKQRRTLLPFFRKAAALPARSIWLAELQVRPDDSPLRLAGSGMLMINAPWQLEQAIAPALPVLQRLLGETGATTRLEWLKQPD from the coding sequence ATGAACTACCGACACGCCTTCCACGCCGGCAACCATGCCGACGTCCTCAAGCACCTGGTGCTGGTCAACCTGCTGGAGGCGATGGCGCGCAAGGACAGCCCGTACTTCGTGCTCGACACCCACGCCGGGCGCGGCCACTACCTGCTGGCCTCGCCGGAGAGCCGCAAGACCTCCGAGGCCGCCGAAGGCGTGCTCAAGCTGTTCGGCCAGCCGCCACTGCACGAGAGCATCGAGCGCTACCTGCGCGCGGTGCAGTCGCACAACCCGGTCGGCGCGCTGGTCGCCTATCCCGGCTCGCCGCTGCTGGTCGCCCAGCACCTGCGTGAGCAGGACCGCCTGGCCGCCTGCGAGCTGCAGCCCGAGGAAACCCAGGCCCTGCGCGAGCTGTTCGCCCGCGACGCGCGCGTGGCCGTGCACGGCCGCGACGGCTACAGCGCGATCAAGGCGCTGCTGCCGCCGCGCATCGGAGACACCAAGTTCGGCCGGGGCCTGGTCCTGATCGACCCGCCCTACGAGGCCCAGGACGCCGAGTACCCGCAGATCATCACGGCCGTGCGCGAAGGCCTCACCCGCTGGCCCAACGCCACCTGGGCGGTGTGGTATCCGATCAAACAGCGGCGCACGCTGCTGCCATTCTTCCGCAAGGCCGCTGCCCTGCCCGCCAGGTCCATCTGGCTGGCCGAACTGCAGGTCCGCCCGGACGACTCCCCGCTGCGCCTGGCCGGCAGCGGCATGCTGATGATCAATGCCCCATGGCAGCTGGAGCAGGCGATCGCCCCAGCCCTGCCAGTGCTGCAGCGGCTGCTCGGCGAAACCGGTGCGACCACGCGCCTGGAATGGCTCAAGCAGCCGGACTGA